The Bradysia coprophila strain Holo2 unplaced genomic scaffold, BU_Bcop_v1 contig_151, whole genome shotgun sequence genome contains a region encoding:
- the LOC119074440 gene encoding dephospho-CoA kinase, with protein sequence MFIVALTGGISTGKTSVSKVFKENGIPVVDADQIAREVVEPGKPAWKKIKAEFGDAVFHDDGTINREALGKLIFDDVDKRRFLNSITHPEIHRRIYIDVIKCFVAGHNFVVVDLPLLFETGVMIQYCHKIITVTCEEDLQLTRLMDRNKLSEADAKKRIAAQMPLELKCSQSHFVIENSGSLSDTEQQALKILEVLIESNHHWKIRGIILATAAVFFSGIAWLLDYKYKIWSQ encoded by the exons GTTTATCGTCGCGTTAACCGGCGGAATTTCTACGGGTAAAACCAGTGTCTCAAAAGTGTTCAAGGAAAATGGAATTCCAGTCGTCGATGCCGATCAAATAGCCCGAGAAG ttgtcgagCCGGGCAAACCAGCATGGAAGAAAATCAAGGCTGAATTTGGTGATGCTGTGTTCCATGACGACGGTACCATAAATCGAGAAGCCTTGGGCAAACTGATATTTGACGATGTCGATAAAAGACGCTTTCTAAACTCGATAACACATCCGGAAATTCACAGACGCATCTACATCGACGTGATAAAATGTTTCGTAGCCGGACACAATTTCGTTGTAGTTGATCTACCGTTGCTGTTCGAGACCGGTGTTATGATTCAGTATTGCCACAAAATCATCACTGTCACTTG TGAAGAGGATCTTCAGTTGACGCGATTGATGGATCGAAATAAACTATCCGAGGCCGATGCAAAGAAGCGCATTGCAGCCCAGATGCCGTTGGAGTTGAAATGTAGTCAATCGCATTTTGTGATCGAAAATTCGGGTAGTCTAAGCGACACGGAACAGCAAGCATTAAAGATTCTAGAAGTATTAATTGAGAGCAATCATCACTGGAAAATTCGCGGTATTATATTGGCGACGGCGGCCGTATTTTTTTCCGGCATCGCATGGCTGTTAGAttacaaatataaaatatgGTCACAGTGA
- the LOC119074436 gene encoding sodium-dependent glucose transporter 1-like: MATSTKPSELPLSRKLKILTTAAIFLGNVAFGCSTTSLCSILENMRLKYDTTIEDISVVLTVTTVLYCLGAIACGLVSKHINRQLIAIGSLMALAFGHYMAPHCPTKLVFFVVGGVVGTSLGFYDSTQLVWIIEIWQEASGPFIQTQHFCYAVGTIISPLVVAPFLKTDNNESNATAVSNTPSEEQSESRLYIPFSILGAFISLAFAFQIFLFVFYRYRTPPMYADENFKPIDDANNIMMEMEHNRREIDLTNHRESNATFGGMNVRRAKLIAVTTIFIGLYLAMEVSTMQFIQIFGQYSDLKMTQSASAYVLTALTVMFAIGRGIGIVIIFKIRPELIICLNLFLIAVANLILLVWANGSLSMFWTASILLGIGQSTTYPSFCAFMEKYLVFTSGIASLVVVVATIGGAVYPLIIGSIIEKNVIVLTYTNYFSVIVCVIVMAVGYKWTRNSKNRAR; this comes from the exons ATGGCCACAAGTACAAAACCATCCGAATTACCTCTTTCACGAAAGTTAAAGATTTTAACGACCGCAGCGATTTTCTTAGGAAATGTTGCATTC GGATGCAGCACCACTTCATTGTGTTCCATTCTGGAGAACATGAGATTGAAGTATGACACAACGATCGAAGATATTTCTGTTGTTCTCACCGTCACGACAGTCCTGTACTGCCTTGGAGCCATTGCAT GCGGACTCGTTTCAAAGCACATCAATCGACAGCTGATTGCCATTGGAAGTTTAATGGCATTGGCATTCGGTCATTATATGGCACCGCATTGTCCCACGAAACTGGTATTTTTCGTCGTTGGCGGTGTGGTCGGAACGTCGTTAGGATTTTATGATTCGACACAGCTTGTGTGGATCATAGAAATATGGCAGGAAGCGTCTGGCCCATTCATACAGACTCAGCATTTTTGCTATGCTGTGGGCACGATTATTTCACCATTGGTTGTAGCACCATTCCTGAAAACCGACAATAATGAATCGAACGCAACCGCAGTGTCCAACACACCGAGTGAGGAACAAAGCGAGTCCAGACTCTACATACCATTTTCGATTCTTGGCGCTTTCATTTCCTTGGCTTTtgcttttcaaatatttctgttCGTGTTCTACCGGTACCGAACGCCTCCAATGTATGCCGATGAAAATTTTAAGCCAATCGACGATGCTAACAACATTATGATGGAAATGGAACATAACAGACGGGAAATTGATCTTACCAATCACCGAGAAAGCAACGCAACATTTGGTGGAATGAATGTGAGAAGAGCGAAATTGATTGCAGTGACCACGATCTTCATTGGCTTATATCTGGCGATGGAGGTATCGACGATGcaatttatacaaattttcggTCAATACAGTGACCTGAAGATGACTCAATCGGCTTCTGCGTATGTTCTGACCGCACTGACTGTCATGTTCGCGATCGGAAGAGGAATCGGAATTGTAATCATCTTCAAAATCCGACCAGAATTGATAATTTGCTTGAATCTGTTCCTCATTGCTGTGGCAAATTTAATACTTTTGGTGTGGGCCAATGGAAGTCTGTCCATGTTTTGGACGGCAAGCATTCTACTTGGCATTGGTCAGTCTACAACGTATCCCAGTTTTTGTGCGTTTATGGAGAAATATCTGGTGTTCACCAGTGGGATTGCATCGCTGGTTGTGGTTGTCGCTACGATCGGTGGGGCTGTGTATCCGTTGATCATTGGCAGCATCATCGAGAAAAATGTTATCGTCTTAACCTACACGAATTATTTCAGTGTGATCGTGTGTGTGATTGTAATGGCAGTGGGCTATAAATGGACACGAAATAGTAAAAATCGGGCGCGATGA